One segment of Candidatus Paceibacterota bacterium DNA contains the following:
- a CDS encoding type II secretion system protein encodes MKKYFSNNKGFTLVELMVVIAIIAILTGVIIVSVSGARGKARDGKRVSDISQIQLALEQYFDRCRVYPATLALTATHTNCPVGVTLATFIAVIPKDPVSASNYDYAVDNATTPLDYVLHTTLESPNGAIVDGLSVDLYGSKTCNPTDKDYCVGPK; translated from the coding sequence ATGAAAAAATACTTCTCAAATAATAAGGGTTTTACGCTCGTTGAACTTATGGTGGTGATAGCTATTATTGCCATTCTTACTGGTGTTATTATCGTAAGTGTTTCTGGAGCTCGTGGTAAGGCTCGTGACGGTAAGAGAGTTTCGGATATTTCTCAGATTCAGTTGGCTTTGGAACAGTATTTTGATAGGTGTAGAGTTTATCCGGCTACTCTTGCTTTGACTGCTACTCATACTAACTGTCCAGTTGGAGTTACATTGGCTACTTTTATAGCAGTGATCCCAAAAGACCCAGTTTCTGCTAGTAATTATGATTATGCAGTTGATAATGCTACTACACCTTTAGATTACGTCTTACACACCACATTAGAATCTCCTAATGGCGCTATTGTTGACGGCTTATCGGTAGATCTTTATGGTAGTAAAACTTGTAATCCTACAGATAAGGATTACTGCGTAGGACCAAAGTAA
- a CDS encoding prepilin-type N-terminal cleavage/methylation domain-containing protein has product MSSLFSNKRFFHSRGFTLVELMVTIGIFVFMTVLTLAKYNNFYSGTIFTNLAYDIALTIRQAQTYGLSVKVVDTGTPTFGSAYGVRFKNIDTTEAKKFGLYSYTRVSGTYVPALEKNYNIKRGAYVSKLCTDIACTFPITGTVDVIFQRPNPEAIICVTPSIGSYTCTDRYIKIEITSSDGSATHTIEVNSVGQILVN; this is encoded by the coding sequence ATGAGTTCTCTATTTTCAAACAAAAGGTTCTTTCATTCCAGAGGCTTCACTCTTGTTGAGCTTATGGTCACTATAGGTATTTTCGTTTTTATGACCGTGCTTACCTTGGCAAAATATAACAATTTTTATTCTGGAACTATATTCACAAATCTTGCTTATGATATCGCTTTGACCATAAGACAGGCGCAGACTTACGGTCTTAGTGTGAAGGTTGTAGATACTGGTACGCCGACTTTTGGTTCGGCATACGGGGTGAGGTTTAAAAATATAGATACAACGGAAGCAAAGAAATTTGGTTTGTATTCATATACACGCGTTTCTGGGACTTATGTGCCAGCATTAGAAAAAAATTACAATATTAAAAGAGGGGCTTATGTTAGTAAACTATGTACTGATATTGCTTGTACGTTTCCAATAACAGGTACGGTAGACGTTATCTTTCAGCGTCCAAATCCAGAAGCTATCATTTGTGTTACGCCGTCTATCGGTAGTTATACTTGCACGGATAGATATATAAAGATTGAAATAACATCTAGTGATGGTAGTGCAACTCATACGATTGAAGTGAATAGTGTAGGACAAATCTTGGTTAATTAA
- a CDS encoding prepilin peptidase: MDNLSLILTFVFGTIVGSFLNVVSLRFNTGTTVGGRSKCMTCGNQLTWKELIPLFSFIFQRGACKKCKSKISWQYPLVEFCAGVIFVLIFFTFPPTTPLAMFSTALYVFITCLLLVISVYDIKHKIIPDEFVYAFVLVSLIGLCVGGSSWLHVPTVSALLAGPVLALPFALTWLISKGTWMGLGDAKLVLGIGWLLGLNGGANSIILAFWIAAVISVTWLLVTYKSFKPRTEVPFGPYLILGMYLVLLFQIQVMDFALLKEIVWSYL, translated from the coding sequence ATGGACAATCTTTCTCTCATCCTTACATTCGTCTTTGGTACCATCGTCGGTAGTTTCTTGAACGTTGTTTCTTTGAGGTTCAATACTGGCACCACGGTTGGTGGTCGTTCAAAGTGTATGACTTGCGGTAACCAGTTGACATGGAAAGAGCTCATACCCCTATTTAGTTTCATTTTCCAAAGAGGTGCCTGCAAGAAATGTAAAAGCAAGATTTCTTGGCAATATCCACTAGTAGAATTTTGTGCTGGGGTTATTTTTGTCTTGATTTTTTTCACATTCCCACCAACAACACCACTTGCGATGTTTTCTACGGCTCTGTACGTGTTCATTACGTGTTTACTCTTAGTTATCTCTGTTTATGATATAAAACACAAGATTATTCCAGATGAATTTGTCTATGCCTTCGTCCTTGTTTCATTGATAGGGCTTTGTGTAGGGGGTAGTTCTTGGTTACATGTTCCAACTGTAAGTGCTTTGTTGGCTGGACCAGTACTTGCTTTACCGTTTGCTCTGACTTGGCTTATCTCCAAGGGTACATGGATGGGTCTCGGTGATGCAAAATTAGTTCTTGGTATAGGTTGGCTTCTCGGTCTGAATGGGGGAGCGAATTCTATTATTTTAGCTTTTTGGATAGCGGCTGTTATTTCGGTCACATGGTTACTTGTAACTTATAAATCCTTCAAACCTAGAACCGAAGTTCCTTTTGGTCCGTATTTGATCCTTGGTATGTATTTGGTTTTGTTGTTTCAGATTCAAGTCATGGATTTTGCTTTACTCAAAGAGATTGTCTGGTCTTATCTATAG